From Catharus ustulatus isolate bCatUst1 chromosome 6, bCatUst1.pri.v2, whole genome shotgun sequence, a single genomic window includes:
- the DNAL1 gene encoding dynein axonemal light chain 1: MAKATTIKEALARWEEKSGQKASEAKEVKLYGQVPPVEKMDGALSALVNCEKLSLSTNCIDRIANLNNLKNLRILSLGRNNIKNLNGLEAVAETLEELWISYNLIEKLRGIHVMKKLKVLYMSNNLVKDWAEFVRLAELPVLEELVFVGNPLQEKFAADQNSWIGEATKRVPKLKKLDGTLVVKEEEEEGAEGVEGAEGGN; encoded by the exons ATG gCAAAAGCAACGACCATCAAAGAAGCTCTAGCCAGATGG GAAGAGAAAAGTGGCCAGAAGGCTTCAGAGGCAAAGGAAGTGAAACTGTATGGGCAGGTTCCTCCTGTGGAAAAGATGGATGGCGCTCTCTCTGCTCTTGTTAACTGCGA GAAACTATCGCTGTCTACAAACTGCATTGATAGAATCGCCAACTTGAACAACCTAA aaaatttgaGGATTCTGTCTTTGGGAAGAAATAACATAAAGAACTTGAATGGATTG GAGGCAGTTGCTGAAACTTTAGAGGAGCTGTGGATCTCATACAACTTAATTGAGAAACTGAGGGGTATCCATGTAATGAAGAAACTGAAGGTTCTTTATATGTCAAATAATTTGGTGAAAGACTGGG CAGAGTTTGTGagactggcagagctgccagtaCTAGAGGAGCTGGTGTTTGTAGGCAATCCACTACAAGAGAAATTTGCTGCTGATCAGAACAGTTGGATTGGAGAAGCAACCAAACGGGTACCCAAGCTGAAAAAGCTGGATG gTACCTTAGTTGTtaaagaagaagaggaagaaggagcagaaggagTAGAAGGAGCAGAAGGAGGAAACTGA